A genomic stretch from Hemibagrus wyckioides isolate EC202008001 linkage group LG02, SWU_Hwy_1.0, whole genome shotgun sequence includes:
- the LOC131362974 gene encoding cytokine-dependent hematopoietic cell linker isoform X1: MSAHRNMSHLNMDRWNRGGWIKQRSIHNDDSDEGDYHEPEEPVMRFPRPRQSPTEYADNCPVREQQPFPSGTKDIKNILDVPPRLPKRPPGSAAPIVNRDLKPGRQGKVTSERRSKTLGSNEPITKIPPRPVKSLPRDCFDNTDLAPPSRAPPCAPVRAPPVNTRTAADGASVSESENLSDSRLTGLRSGSSHRHSLDLELHEQDRRYLTEGSAGRGSSRQMHHEWPQVKADTDQASYTGHSKPVEVSTEQEWYVGSFSRVEAEHALHLVNQEGAFLVRDCSRNTKQEPFVLAVFYDNRVFNVQIRFCTQTNKYTLGTRIKTDDAFDSVADIIKFHSIFPILLIDGRNPSVVSTQKRQCVLMYPITADDMKRLLASKQ, encoded by the exons ATG AGTGCACATCGAAATATGTCTCATTTGAACATG GATCGTTGGAACAGAGGAGGCTGGATAAAACAAAGATCTATTCACAATGACGACTCGGACGAAGGAGACTACCATGAGCCGGAGGAACCTGTAATGCGTTTCCCCAGGCCGAGACAATCGCCTACAGAGTATGCAG ACAACTGTCCTGTTAGGGAACAGCAGCCTTTTCCCAGTGGAACCAAAGATATCAAG AACATTTTGGACGTTCCTCCACGACTGCCAAAGAGGCCTCCAG GAAGCGCAGCACCGATTGTAAACCGCGACCTAAAACCAGGGAGACAGGGGAAGGTCACATCag AGCGAAGATCAAAGACTTTAGGCTCAAATGAACCG attaCAAAAATCCCACCGAG GCCAGTGAAATCACTTCCACGTGACTGTTTTGATAACACAGACCTTGCTCCTCCATCCAGAGCTCCACCCTGTGCTCCAGTGCGTGCACCACCTGTAAACACACGCACTGCAGCaga TGGAGCGAGTGTATCAGAGAGCGAGAAT CTGAGTGACAGCAGATTAACGG GTCTCCGAAGTGGCTCCAGTCACAGACACTCGCTGGATCTTGAGTTACATGAACAGGACAGAAG GTACCTGACGGAAGGGAGCGCtggacgag GTTCAAGCAGACAGATGCACCATGAGTGGCCTCAGGTGAAAGCAGATACAGATCAGGCCAGCTACACAGGACACAGCAAACCAGtggag GTATCTACTGAGCAGGAATGGTATGTAGGAAGCTTTAGTAGAGTGGAAGCAGAACATGCACTTCATCTGGTGAACCAG GAGGGAGCTTTTCTAGTGCGCGACTGCTCCAGGAACACTAAACAGGAGCCCTTCGTCCTGGCCGTATTTTACGACAACCGAGTCTTTAACGTGCAGATTCGTTTTTGTACGCAGACCAACAAGTACACACTTGGAACCAGAATCAAGACTGATGAT GCGTTCGACTCGGTTGCGGACATCATCAAATTCCACTCCATATTTCCCATCTTGCTCATCGATGGACGAAACCCATCAGTTGTGTCCACTCAAAAAAGACAGTGTGTCCTCATGTATCCCATCACAGCAGATGACATGAAGAGACTGCTGGCCAGTAAACAATAG
- the LOC131362974 gene encoding cytokine-dependent hematopoietic cell linker isoform X2: MDRWNRGGWIKQRSIHNDDSDEGDYHEPEEPVMRFPRPRQSPTEYADNCPVREQQPFPSGTKDIKNILDVPPRLPKRPPGSAAPIVNRDLKPGRQGKVTSERRSKTLGSNEPITKIPPRPVKSLPRDCFDNTDLAPPSRAPPCAPVRAPPVNTRTAADGASVSESENLSDSRLTGLRSGSSHRHSLDLELHEQDRRYLTEGSAGRGSSRQMHHEWPQVKADTDQASYTGHSKPVEVSTEQEWYVGSFSRVEAEHALHLVNQEGAFLVRDCSRNTKQEPFVLAVFYDNRVFNVQIRFCTQTNKYTLGTRIKTDDAFDSVADIIKFHSIFPILLIDGRNPSVVSTQKRQCVLMYPITADDMKRLLASKQ, from the exons ATG GATCGTTGGAACAGAGGAGGCTGGATAAAACAAAGATCTATTCACAATGACGACTCGGACGAAGGAGACTACCATGAGCCGGAGGAACCTGTAATGCGTTTCCCCAGGCCGAGACAATCGCCTACAGAGTATGCAG ACAACTGTCCTGTTAGGGAACAGCAGCCTTTTCCCAGTGGAACCAAAGATATCAAG AACATTTTGGACGTTCCTCCACGACTGCCAAAGAGGCCTCCAG GAAGCGCAGCACCGATTGTAAACCGCGACCTAAAACCAGGGAGACAGGGGAAGGTCACATCag AGCGAAGATCAAAGACTTTAGGCTCAAATGAACCG attaCAAAAATCCCACCGAG GCCAGTGAAATCACTTCCACGTGACTGTTTTGATAACACAGACCTTGCTCCTCCATCCAGAGCTCCACCCTGTGCTCCAGTGCGTGCACCACCTGTAAACACACGCACTGCAGCaga TGGAGCGAGTGTATCAGAGAGCGAGAAT CTGAGTGACAGCAGATTAACGG GTCTCCGAAGTGGCTCCAGTCACAGACACTCGCTGGATCTTGAGTTACATGAACAGGACAGAAG GTACCTGACGGAAGGGAGCGCtggacgag GTTCAAGCAGACAGATGCACCATGAGTGGCCTCAGGTGAAAGCAGATACAGATCAGGCCAGCTACACAGGACACAGCAAACCAGtggag GTATCTACTGAGCAGGAATGGTATGTAGGAAGCTTTAGTAGAGTGGAAGCAGAACATGCACTTCATCTGGTGAACCAG GAGGGAGCTTTTCTAGTGCGCGACTGCTCCAGGAACACTAAACAGGAGCCCTTCGTCCTGGCCGTATTTTACGACAACCGAGTCTTTAACGTGCAGATTCGTTTTTGTACGCAGACCAACAAGTACACACTTGGAACCAGAATCAAGACTGATGAT GCGTTCGACTCGGTTGCGGACATCATCAAATTCCACTCCATATTTCCCATCTTGCTCATCGATGGACGAAACCCATCAGTTGTGTCCACTCAAAAAAGACAGTGTGTCCTCATGTATCCCATCACAGCAGATGACATGAAGAGACTGCTGGCCAGTAAACAATAG